agtgtttttattgttgtttggCTGAATCTAACGCCTGGAGCTCGGTGCTGCcgtggatctgctgctgctgcagctcctcctccgcctcggcGCCCGGACCCGGACCAGCGGCCTGACTCTCAGACGGAGAGCCCGGCTTCCCGCTCAGGACTCCGTCGTTCTCACAGACGCTCCTCTGGGACGGCGGGCCGTCACTGCTCTGAAAGAGCCGGAACAGATCCGTTAGAGTCCAGTCGGTCTGATTTGTGTCATGGTGCTTTCACAGAGAGGGAAACGCTCAAGAAGCCAGAAGCTGAAGTTGTCACAGCATGGAGCTCATTTCATGGCTCGTCCACTGTCGAAGAAAAGCTCCTTTACTACTTTTCTGTTGGTTTCATTCTGCTCCTGAGATCCAGGGCTTAAAGATAATTGTGGTTAAGTTAAGTTTTTTCTATTTATAGCATTAAAAAGATGTTATAAAGTGTAATcaagatgaaatgtttttacatgagtAAGTGATGTTGTGACAGTTTCTATCGGGCTCTGGTGTGAATGAGTCAACGTTGAGGATTTTAGCATTTAAACCTCAATAAAAAGATGTGCAcattttttcccacttttttcTACAAAGGAAGATTTTCCAGAGTGTCTGTCCTTAAATTAAAAAGGCAGATTCAGACCAGAAGGTGTCGACCTACAATCCTGCCTTCATATGTTTCTGAGAATAAGACTCTCTATCAGCTGACTGGAGGATTCACGCCACCTATGACCGAGATCCCTGTCATTTAttaatctattattattattatgactgATTGGTGAACAAAAAAGGCGTGTCCTTCTCTCTGACAGCTCCAACTGCAGTGTCCACTCCGTCTCTGCAGCTTCCCCTGCCGATAGAATATCTACAGAAACACTCCCCCTACTCTAAAAATAACTCAACCAgtaaaaaaaacctcccaaaCACCCGCATGGATCACATGTCCGatcctctctctcctctaaCCCTCGCCCTCCTCAACACTTCGCCACAAACAGCTTCCCAGCCTGAGCTCTGAGGGAGACAGACTTTACCGTGAGAACATTTTTcactggagagaaaaaacaccTGAACTTCAGTGACTTTTCAGTGTGAAGCGGAAATAAGACATGACCTGACCTGCAAACACGTTAGTGTGTGGTACTGCGTTAAACACACCGTGCTCATCAACACCTGCGGCTGATTGGACCGTGTTCAGGCTAATCACACTGCACTTCCGCTTTCAGGGGGAAACCTCAGACCTTTGCattagattttaatttttttttctccccaccaAACCCTTCAGGATCACCTGGCTGGATTTCAGGTTATTTGGAACAACCCAAAAGGATGAGTTCGCTCTGTAAAATGAGTCAGTTTGGACCTAAATTGATGTGTATTTCACCCTTTGGGCTTAATGTTAATATTCAATATATTCTAACTGGACCTTTTACTGAAACATTAtgcaaaatgaagtgaaaagtaTTAAAATCACTCCAGGTGTGGCTCATTCTCTCAAGCTGACAGTTTTCTCACatccaaaaacataaaaaatgggtaaaattgtgctttttttgtgaaataaaatctGCAGAAAGACATTAAATGGAGTCTGTCACGGTGTTCGTCTTCAGGGTAATGTGAACTGAAGccagtttgttttcatgctcAGTCAGTTTTGACGCTAAAAGCCAACGAATCAAATTGTGGTCGACAGTCATAGTGAGACAGTTCATGAATCAGAAGCACCAGTTTCAGTCAGTTTCGTGTCTGTGAATAAAAGTCTTCCTTGTACTTGTTCCACTTGGCCGGTTTTGTTCATATGTTTGACCTTCAGTGTATCTCAGGGTCATTTGAGGGTTTTGCTGTTCCTCACCTGCTCAGCCGCTTCCTGCAGACACTCTGTGCCTTTGCTGCCCCCGTGTGGCTGGAAGCTGCCACTGCGCTGCGGCTGCAGGCCCCAGGACCGGAGCCTGTGGAGGCCCTCCTGGGACCGGGCGGTGGGGTTGATGTGTTGGGCCGGGATCCGGGCAGGGAGGTCCCAGGTGCCCCTGAAGTCCGGCCACGCGCTGCCCCGCTGTTTCAGAACCAGTCAGGAAGTTTTCATCTTATATTTGAAATATCTCCTGCAGCTTGTATTGGTTTGTCTCCAGAGAGTTATATACAAAAGGTTTGGATATAATCTTTCTAACACATTCATATTCCACAGTCCAGCACATTGTTCATCACTTTAATTcctgaaacatttttattcagaaaGTTTTGTTCTGACAGACTCTCACCTTCACCACTCCTGGAAGCAAATGTCCTCTGTCATTGGAAATAATGGTGGTGTGACCACGGTGGGCAGCAGGTCTCTAcagcacgcacacgcacacacacacacacacacacacacacacacacacacacacacacacacacacacacacacacacacacacacaaacacagatgcacacaattaaagaaaaactgaaattatgtTAAACGTTCAGATTttgacaggaagtgaaaatgATGAGAATGAAAATTTGCAAACAAAATTCTGATTTCAACTAAAACCAGAACtttgaaaaactttaaatggGATCgaaatgaaaaccttttttaCAATATCAATATCACGATcatcaataaacacaaaatgttcCCGAATAAAAGTTTAAATATTGAcaagaaaatcaaaatgttgaaaaaaaaaaatgaagttcaCATTGTGTGACATGGAATTAAGCTATAATAATAATCCagttgaaaaaagtaaaaatagtTTGGACAGTGACATGCCAGTATTTAAAGTGAAATGTTAAGAAGAGGAAACTTCAAGGACAGAAAATATGAATGTCTGAGTGTTAATCAATTATATTGGAACTGATGACAAAGGCAAAGTGTTGATATctaagatgtttttttaatcaagttattgttcaaaataaaaaaaaaatcagaggacAAAAAACTGGTGCATTGATCTTTGACCTTGATGAGAAAATGATTGGTTTTGAAGTTTTACTGTTTGATCGTTCGTGCTCAGATTTTCTGTATTGAGGAGAGATGAAGAGGTGATGCACCTTGTACTAATCACTCTGACTGAGTATAATCATATTAGTTTGTAAGGGTCCCAGTTTgatagttttatttttccaaattacaacaaaaataaGTCAGACTGGCTTTGAACTCCATTTCTTGGCTCTTTTTCAAGCACAATTGGGAGTCTCAACATGTCTTCCTATAACCTTCAAATAAATACATAGGCTCAAAACTTTGTGCTCTATTTATTGATCTATTTAAGTAATTAAATCACATGACACACGTTTTTGTTCAAACATGCATCTAAAGTCAGACATGATTTGTAATATTGTGGGAAAGATACACTCATAAGTCTTTTCTATAAACAGTTCAAATGCATTTTAGACTTAAGTGAAGCCTGATGATGGGACCGGTGTACCTGTTTGGAGGGTTTGGCCTGACACCAGTTCTGCAGCCTGTGGGACCGGAAGGCACCTTCATACTGAGGAGAAATCAGAGGATTTCTACTCATTATTCTGTGATTAAAAATCTCATTAATCCACTCAGGAGGTTCAGGACGCACTAAGACTCACCTGGTTGGCTGAGTACCTGGACGACATAGTGCTGCAGGTCACAAACAGGGTCTGTTTATGTTGTTGTCTGGTTACATAGCAacacgatgaaaaaaaaattacactagCGTAAAAATACGGAAGACAATGAGGGCCAATcgatcatttttttattttaaatttttaaattttgatatttttcttaaACTTCGCATTTTATGCAACATTCTCTCTTCGTTTAGTGATTATGAatttaatctaaaaataaataaataaataaataaaaatctttaATAGACACCACCTCCAACCGGAAGTTTGCGTGTTTATCTTCCGGGTCACAGGTGACTACATGGTGGCGATAAAGACAGGTGTTTGTAGGTGTCTCGTTCTCTCAAACTCTGAGCGTCGTTCATGTGATTTCTTCATTTATAACACTTTATATCGCATCACGTCGGAGCGAAGCAGCGACTTTAAACGCAGCTCAATATTAGCTTCTTTCTTTGTCTCCtcgttagcacgctaagctagcaGCAGCCGTCCCGTGTCTCACTGTGTCCCTCACGGAGGGCTAGAAGACTCCACGGCCGCATGTCCTCCACCTCAGTGTGACACAGACACCATGGAGGGTCCGTCCTCCCGCCCAGCCGCCACCGCGGGAAGGAGAGACTCCAGCGGGGAAGGAGAGGATCCGGCCCGGGACACGAAGACGCACTTCAGAGTGTGTCGCTTCATCATGGAGACAGGTGAGTGACAGACAGAGGTTCAGTTTGCCTTTTGAGGAAGAGTGGCAGAGAacgaacagcagcagcaacttgTCTCATTCTTGGCATAGAAATAAGTGTGTTcacctgtgtttgttttcctttgtcttGTTTGTACAGCCGAATAGTTTTGACTTTTCGTCTGTAATTTGCTTCCCTCCGCTCACACTGATCAGGTGTGTGTTAGTTTTTAATGGGCActcttttattaatttcaaaGTAAGTGATGTCAACAGAAATATCTTATTTCATATAATGATTATGTGCAAAGACATTATGACAGTGAAATCCTTCACTACTATAccaaaaagtgttaaaaatgaattaaatgtatACTGTGAGAGTACAGAAAGTGTTAGAGTGTGACTGAAATattgtgaataaatgaaaatatgttagagcagaatgcaaaataaaataaatacaggtCAGTTAAACGTTCTGGCTCTCAGTTCACAATCATTCAGATGGATTATAAAGACAAGAAGCAGCAGATCAGTGGtacctgctggtgtgtgtgtgtgtgtgtgtgtataaatggaTCCTTTTGAGAGCTGACTGTTGAAATAACGAGCTGATGTCTTTCTGTTGGAGGGATGAAGCTGGGCATGCGCTCGGTGCCCATGGCCACGGCGTGCGTGTTGTATTACCGCTTCTTCGATCGAGTCAGCATGAGGGCGTACGAGCCGTACCTGGTGGCCATGAGCGCCATCTACCTGGCGGGTAAAGTGGAGGAGCAGCACATCAGGACGAGAGACATCATCAACGTGAGCCACAGGTATCCGGTCGACCCTGAAACTCTTCATCTGCTGGAGCATTGTGACCACTGACTGCTCAAGTCAAGAACACTGATGATCTCTTCACTACATGGTTATGAGTTTGTCCTCAAAGTTGTTGTTTTAGAAGTAGAAAACTTTTGAATTTAACATGGATGAAGGCGTCTGCTGGACAATCGTGAGGAAGGATGAAGCGCcgccccttgaccaatcaggatagagcctcaggggctcttctgattggtcaaaaatacctggagcggtcgagaatccttttcagcgcagaacagagacagatggaaacgctgcgccctcgcggtagtgcaattatgctacactccaaaaggattatcaatggatactttaacatttaatccaaagaaaacgcggaaaaattagcattgactagtaaaatcctgcctacagcacctttaatgtctGTTGAACTCCCATCTGGGCATCGAGCTGGTTAAAGGAGGAAAGTGcaactctttttttaattgcaagtGACAAATAGTGGAATTAAAGTTTATCTGTTGAATTTTTTATCAGCAATTTCGTCTTGTCAGGTTCCATGCGATAAACGTTTAAGCTGAAGTGAGTGTTGATCTGCAGCTGCCTTTTCTCTCTGACATGTGCTGGAGTGAGGcatctctgcagctctttttgGATGAGATTAAAAGCTAATAATCATGCAGTATTTGATCATATTGTTGAGTAATGCAACCACAGTATATCTCAGATTTATTAAAGCACATATAGGGGTTTTGTGGAATGCAGATGAGGCCCTTTAAACTTCCATCTATGCTgctgaaaagtttcaaaaacagaacaaatgtCTCCCTAAAAAGTCTTACTCTTCAAAACATGTGGTACCAGAAGAATGAAAGCAGCCTTGGAGCATGATGATACCTCCACCGTGTAAAGACATTTCCAGTTTCCCAGTGTCCTGCTATTGGCATCACTCAGGTGGAGGAGCAGTGAACCAACGCAGAAACAAAAACTGGATTTCCAGTCTGCTTACAGTTCGCTTAATATTTATTTAGTATAATGAATCTAGAATAGAAAAACTTGATCTGAGAGGAAAATTCTTTGCTGCGTTGCTCCACACTCAGTACATGGGTGAGAGATTagttcatcagttcatcctTCCTGTCTGCATCAGACGCTGTGCTTTCACTCTGAACTCGCTGAGTTGTAAACTTTTATTTATCTGGAGAGTGACATTAATTGTCAGCTGATTTCTGGTACGTGAAAGCTTTGAGCTCTGGTGTGGAAgaattttctccttttctgtgtTATTTCTCTGTAAATGGAACATGTCTGTGTTGAAGATGTGGATTTTATATGTAAGCTGAGGCCAGTCTGTAGAATATCTGCAGCATTAACAGGAAGCGGTGTGAGTCCTGagttttcttttccctcctgaTAAAGTTTCTCGTGCTGTGGCCTGGTCGTCTGGAacgctctcctccctccctcgcaGGTACTTCAACAGCGGCAGCTCTCCTCTGGAGTGCAACAAGGAGTTCTGGGAGCTGCGGGACAGCGTGGTGCAGTGTGAGCTGCTCATCCTGAGGCAGCTCAACTTCCACGTCTCCTTCGAACACCCGCACAAGGTTGGTGTGAACGGTGACGTTTCTCTTTATTGTATGCTGGAGCTGCTTTTTCCCGCTGGTGTTAAACGTGACATGTTTTAATCACATGTTTCTCGGCTTCAGATGGTGAGTGTAAAAACTCAAGATGTGAtgcacagatcgatgttttcttcttctcataaTACGCTTGTGTTCTCTGTATGTTTGGATCCGTGCTCGTGTGAATATTTCCGGCCTGACGGACTGAAGTGTGTCCCTGCAGTACCTCCTGCACTACCTGCTCTCCGTGCGGTCCCTGGTGAACCGCCACGCCTGGTCTCGGACCCCGGTGGCGGAGACTTCCTGGGCGCTGCTCCAGGACTGTTACCACGGCGCCATGTGCATCCGCCACGCCCCCCAGCACATCGCCATAGCGACGCTGTACCTGGCTCTGAACAGCTACGGACTGGAGCCGCCGGACGGGGAGAGGGCCTGGTGGCAGGTGGGTCTGGAGTCCATGATATGCTGAGTTTACCACGGTTCGGTCtggtttttttcatcatttaaactTCATATATTGATATTGCGATGACAGATTTGCGATATTTTAGTGACAAAATATAGAATTCAAATTATTCTGTTTGGCTGCACGATCTTATTTAAACGTAGATTCTTGGTAGATGAAAACACTTTATCACTTTGTGGTTTAAGAGTCAGTGCTCTTTGTCTCAACTCTAATTTGCTCCTGCTCTGATGGGACAGTATCTTTGTTCCTGCGTCTGCAGTTCTTCTGCAGTCCAGCCGGTATGAAACAGCACTGAAGTCATGAATCTGCTTTTAACACAGACTGATCCTGTGAATCATGTCGACATGGGGATGGTTTTACCGTAGATCTGTGCAGCTGATCGTCGGTCTGTTCAGAAACGGCAGCGATTCGTATGAATCTGGAGCAAACCAAACTGTTTCACAAACCAGCTTCTGCCCCTTCCCTGACTACCGGCGCACCTCCCGGCGTCCGGCTTCTCTCCTGCAGGCGCTCGAATGTAGGTCGACCTTTGATGTCCATGTTTATccaggccgtgtgtgtgtgtgtgtgtgtgtgtgtgtgtgtgtgtgtgtgtgtgtgtgtgtgcgcgtgtgtgtgtgttcgcctgTGC
The DNA window shown above is from Salarias fasciatus chromosome 20, fSalaFa1.1, whole genome shotgun sequence and carries:
- the ccnq gene encoding cyclin-Q isoform X1, with translation MEGPSSRPAATAGRRDSSGEGEDPARDTKTHFRVCRFIMETGMKLGMRSVPMATACVLYYRFFDRVSMRAYEPYLVAMSAIYLAGKVEEQHIRTRDIINVSHRYFNSGSSPLECNKEFWELRDSVVQCELLILRQLNFHVSFEHPHKYLLHYLLSVRSLVNRHAWSRTPVAETSWALLQDCYHGAMCIRHAPQHIAIATLYLALNSYGLEPPDGERAWWQVLCDNVTQEDIDAVISDLLHLYDMEAKCI
- the cfap126 gene encoding protein Flattop, coding for MSSRYSANQYEGAFRSHRLQNWCQAKPSKQRPAAHRGHTTIISNDRGHLLPGVVKRGSAWPDFRGTWDLPARIPAQHINPTARSQEGLHRLRSWGLQPQRSGSFQPHGGSKGTECLQEAAEQSSDGPPSQRSVCENDGVLSGKPGSPSESQAAGPGPGAEAEEELQQQQIHGSTELQALDSAKQQ
- the ccnq gene encoding cyclin-Q isoform X2, giving the protein MEGPSSRPAATAGRRDSSGEGEDPARDTKTHFRVCRFIMETGMKLGMRSVPMATACVLYYRFFDRVSMRAYEPYLVAMSAIYLAGKVEEQHIRTRDIINVSHRYFNSGSSPLECNKEFWELRDSVVQCELLILRQLNFHVSFEHPHKCVPAVPPALPALRAVPGEPPRLVSDPGGGDFLGAAPGLLPRRHVHPPRPPAHRHSDAVPGSEQLRTGAAGRGEGLVAGAV